GCGTCCAGGTTGCCTCCCACACCGGCACCGATCAGAAAGCGACCATCGCTGATGTCGTCAACGGCCAGGACCTCCCGGATGAAGGAAGCCGGATGCCGGAAGTTCGGCGAGGTGACGTGCAACCCCAGGCCGATGCGCGAGGTCACCGCCGCTGCGGCGGAAAGCACGGGCATCGCGCCGTACCAATCGGATTCGGGCAACCCTTCCCACACCAGGTGGTCGTAGGTCCACGCGTGGTCGAACCCCAACTCCTCGGCGCGTTGCCAGCGCGACCTGGTCACCGACCACGGTTCGTCGGTCAGGATCGTGATGCCGACTCTCATCGGGAACTCCTCATCAGCGGTAGGTAGGGGGTCAGATCGGAGCGACCACCGGACGCACTGATCGACCCGTCCGACAGCGCGTCATCCCAAGCCAGGTCACCCACGACCAGGGCCAGCCAGACATCGGCCGCCATCTCGACGACGTTGGGCGGCGTCCCGCGCCGGTGCACCTGTCCGGCGATGACCTGCACCGCGCCGTACGGCGGCACCCGGACCTCGACCGAGCGGCCCGGCGCGACCAATCCCAACTCCTCCAAGGAGTAGCGCACGGCCGTGGCCACCGTGGTGCGGTCCCGCGCGCCGGCCACCCACGCGGCGAGCGCCGTACGCCCCTGCATCGGATCGATCTTGCGGCGGCTCACAAGGCCCATGGTCGCAGACCCCTAACCTGGCCTGTGTGGCGCAGTTCGTGACTGATGAGCGGGGCGGGGTGACCGTGCTGCTCGACGGACATCCCCAGTCGTACGTCGACCCCGACGACCCGGGGTTCCTCGCCTTCGAATACCAGCAACAGTTGGGCATCGTCGTCGACACGCAGCCCGATGGCCCGCTGCGGGTCACGCACGTCGGTGGGGCCGGGCTGACCCTGCCGCGCTACGTGCAGCACACCCGGCCGGGCTCCCCGCAGATCGTGCTGGAACCCGACGCCGCCCTCACCGAGCAGGTGCGGGCACACATCCCGCTGCCGCGGGGCCATCGGATCCGGGTCCGCCCGACATCCGGCGAGGCCGGGATAGCGGACCTGAAGCCGGACAGCGCGGATCTGATCGTGGTCGACGCCTTCGCCGACGGGCGGGTGCCGGCCGGTCTCACCACGACTGCCTTCTTCGCCACGGCAGCCGACAAAGCGCCCATCCTGGCCATGAACCTGGCGGACGAACCCGACTGGCGCTACCTCAGCCGGGTCCTGGCCGGCGCGGCGACCGTCTTTGAGCAACTGTCGATCCTCAGCACCAAGGACACGCTGAAGCGCCGGCGCTACGGCAACGTAGTACTGATTGCCGGCGCCGCCAATCTCCATGAATTGCAACGACGTTCGGCATCAGCACCGGTCCCCACGGGTGTCTTGGGCCCGGCGCAGGTCGCCAAACTCGCCGCGAGCGCCCGCCCGTTCACGGACACCGACGTCCAGCGGTCGCCGCAACCACCGGATCCGGGGCAGTGGCGGGTGCGTTGAAGTCGCGCAAAGATGCGAGCGTGGATCAGATCTCCTTGCCCGACGGCCGACGGATCGACGTACGCACCAGCGGCCCTGACACCGGCTATCCGCTCTTCTTCCACCACGGCACCCCCGGTGCCGCCACCGCGATCCGCGCTCTGGAGTCCGTCGCCCACGAGAACGGTCTGCGCGTGATCACCACGTCCCGGGCCGGCTACGGCGGTTCGGATCGGCACTCCGGCCGCTCGGTGAGCGACGTGGTCGCCGACACCGCAGCGGTGCTGGATGAGCTCGGCGTGCAGGACTGTGTGGTGGCTGGCTGGTCCGGAGGCGGACCGCACGCCCTGGCGTGCGCCGCCCACCTGCCACACGCCAAGGCGGCGTTGGTGATCGCCGGTGTCGCGCCGTACGACGCCCCGGACCTGGACTTCCTGGCCGGAATGGGTGAGGACAACATCGAGGAGTTCGGCGCCGCGATCGACGGCGAGGGGCCCCTGCGGACCTACCTTGACGCAGCGCGCGACCACCTCAAGGACGCCGACCCGGAAGCGATCGGGTCGAGTCTGGCCAGTCTGTTGCCGCCGACCGATCTGGCGGTCCTCACCGACGAGTTCGGCCAGGACATGGCCGCCAACTTCCGCGAAGCCCTGCGCGTCAGCGCCGAGGGCTGGATCGATGACGACCTCGCGTTCGTGCGCCCCTGGGGCTTCGACCTCGCCGACGTCAAGACCCCCGTCAGCCTCTGGCAGGGCACCGACGACCTGATGGTGCCCTTCGCGCACGGCGAGTGGTTGACCGCCAACGTCCCCGGCGTGGTCGCCCACCTGCTGCCTGGCGAGGGCCACCTGTCCGTCGCGATCGGCCGAGCCGAGGCGATGTTCGCCGAACTACTCGACCTCTCAGGAAAGTAGCGGAGACCACCATGACCGACGACGCACTGCGCGACCTGATCGCGGACCACCGCAACGGCATCCTGGCCACGATCCGCAAGGACGGCCGCCCGCAACAATCCGTCGTGTCCTACCACTACGACCGGGACCGCGACCTGCTGCGCGTGTCGATCACCGCTGACCGGGCCAAGGCCAAGAACATCGCCCGCGATCCCCGCGTCAACTTCCTGGTCACCGGCAACGACGGCTGGTCGTACGCCGCTTTCGATTCCCGCGCGGATCTGTGGCCGGTGGCGCAGTCCCCCGACGACGCCAGCGTCGAGGAACTGGTCGACATCTACCGCTCGATCGCCGGTGAGCACCAGGACTGGGACGACTACCGCTCGGCAATGGTGCGAGACCACCGCGTGCCGCTGCACCTGCCGATCGGCCGGTTGGTCGGTGTCGCCCGCGGCTGAGCCGTCAGGACGAGAAAGTCCTGCCGGTCAGCGTTTCGTACGCCTCGACGTACTTGGCCCTGGTCTTGTCCACCACGTCGTCGGGTAGCGCCGGCGGCTCGTGCCCGCTCGTGCGCTCCCATCCGCTGTCCGGGCCGGTCAACCAGTCGCGGACGAACTGCTTGTCGTACGACGCCTGCGGGTGGCCCGGCGCC
The window above is part of the Branchiibius hedensis genome. Proteins encoded here:
- a CDS encoding spermidine synthase; its protein translation is MAQFVTDERGGVTVLLDGHPQSYVDPDDPGFLAFEYQQQLGIVVDTQPDGPLRVTHVGGAGLTLPRYVQHTRPGSPQIVLEPDAALTEQVRAHIPLPRGHRIRVRPTSGEAGIADLKPDSADLIVVDAFADGRVPAGLTTTAFFATAADKAPILAMNLADEPDWRYLSRVLAGAATVFEQLSILSTKDTLKRRRYGNVVLIAGAANLHELQRRSASAPVPTGVLGPAQVAKLAASARPFTDTDVQRSPQPPDPGQWRVR
- a CDS encoding alpha/beta fold hydrolase, with protein sequence MDQISLPDGRRIDVRTSGPDTGYPLFFHHGTPGAATAIRALESVAHENGLRVITTSRAGYGGSDRHSGRSVSDVVADTAAVLDELGVQDCVVAGWSGGGPHALACAAHLPHAKAALVIAGVAPYDAPDLDFLAGMGEDNIEEFGAAIDGEGPLRTYLDAARDHLKDADPEAIGSSLASLLPPTDLAVLTDEFGQDMAANFREALRVSAEGWIDDDLAFVRPWGFDLADVKTPVSLWQGTDDLMVPFAHGEWLTANVPGVVAHLLPGEGHLSVAIGRAEAMFAELLDLSGK
- a CDS encoding sterol carrier family protein, which codes for MGLVSRRKIDPMQGRTALAAWVAGARDRTTVATAVRYSLEELGLVAPGRSVEVRVPPYGAVQVIAGQVHRRGTPPNVVEMAADVWLALVVGDLAWDDALSDGSISASGGRSDLTPYLPLMRSSR
- a CDS encoding PPOX class F420-dependent oxidoreductase, with protein sequence MTDDALRDLIADHRNGILATIRKDGRPQQSVVSYHYDRDRDLLRVSITADRAKAKNIARDPRVNFLVTGNDGWSYAAFDSRADLWPVAQSPDDASVEELVDIYRSIAGEHQDWDDYRSAMVRDHRVPLHLPIGRLVGVARG